The genome window CGACGGAGTGCGGACGTCGTGGGGTGGCTGGTGGCCCTGCTGGTCGCTGCCTCCGCCTTCCTCCCGGGGAGCCTCGGCCGCCCGATGCTGGCCGCCCTGGCGGCAGGGCGGGAGGGGGCTCCCGGGCGTCGTGGGCATGCACCCGTGACGGCggtgccagcccccagggctaCGGGACTGTGCCGCGAATAAAGCTTTCACAACGCACGGCACCTTGGTTTTTAtattgggtttgggggtttttttttgtcgtTTCGGTGGCGTTGGGGCTGCGCATTCACCGCTGGCGAACAGTTTTGTAACACGCACATCGCGCAAAACtatgcttttctgtctttctgttacAGCTCGCCAGGGGAGAGCAGTTGTCTGGAACTGCTATAAACGCAGCCCCCTTAGGGCCGGCGACTTGAGCGGAGCACGCTGGTGCGGGGGGCGGCGGTGCAGCCCCCTCCGAGCCGTAGCAGGCGGCTGTCACGCTGCTGCTTGTTAGCTGGCTCGCCGCTCGAATAGCGAGCGCGTCGCCGCTGCTCCGCAGCCCGGTCCGCCTGCGGGCGGTGGTGCAAAGGCACGTTCGCGCACGGTGTCGCACACTGGGGTGGCAGCGCCCGAGGACGCGCTCGGCAGGGCTTTGCAGAATTCAAGACCGTTGCAGCCGACTGCTTCCCCTGCATGTTCCAGCTGTTTGGGGAGGTGGTGTGGTGCTGTAGGGTTAATGTATATATGAGATACTAGAACTGAAGTTTTCGTAATGTCTAACTTAAGTCGTTAATTATTTTGTGATATTGAGAGAGAGTATTCTTAGTGAAAGATTCAGATTCAGATTATGACATCGGTCAAGTGCCAAAGCTTAGAACGTAAAACTTCTGCATTTCAGCcattgaaaataattaatacttttattaattaaaaaaataataaataataataaaaaattaaggcGGTTTAGCCTTCCTGAATGCTTAAAGTTCTGTATGTTCGGaggttttgtggtggtggtggtttgtgtgtgttttgttttggggttttatttttgtagttagAAAAAAGGGCATTTGCTTAACATAGTCAATAACACATTGAAATACTAATTTTGGTCAGATAGGTTATATTGCAGTACCAGCTGACAGATCATGCTTAACCGATATGAGAAGTGTAGGCTGCAGCTCTAAAAACTACAGTAAAACTTGCATAATTTTTCCATGTCTTCACTAGAAATTAGGAGCATGTGTCTTCAACAAATCTGCCCAGGCAAGACAAAACCTAAATCATAGGATAACTGTTAGTTGTATATGTATTGTAttcacttatttaaaaaaaaaaaaaaaaaaagtataagaGATCCTGGTTTCTCTTAGGTGAATTGAGCTTAGATTTTAGATCTCATTATATTTTGTTCCTCCAAGGCAGAATGTTCTAACATTctgggagaaagggaaaatcagagaagaaaggagatgcAGGAAAAACACGCTGCATGTTTTTGAGGACTTAGTATGCAAAATGCTAACTGTCCTGTATGTTTGAGTGGATTTGAGTATCATAGTGAAACtcaaaacagtgtttaaaaataggTATCTAGAACCATTCTTTAAACACTTTTCTGCACTGTTCTCCCTTATAAACTGTTGGAACAGTCCTTGAGGTGCGATTCAAGGTCTAACATATTTTCAGTGTTAGCATTTTAAATTGGAAGCTCTAGCTGCCCCGGTTGTATATAATCTTTAATGTTACTTTCCAACTTTTTCATCTCATTCTCAGCAgtgaatatttaatgaagattatatttctgtgttttaaaaagtaagcaacaggtttttttatagGAAGTGTATAGAGGAAATCATCTAGACATCTTGGATATTGTAATCCTGATTCTGCAGTCCTAGGAATTTCAGTGGCCTCACATTTTCAACAAAAGTAACGCAGGAGTGCTGGATGAAATTGCCATAGCTTAGGGTCCAGCCCCATGTGTTTGGAGTTCTTCTGCACTAGCTGTCAAGTATGATATAGTGATTATTAAATAACTCAGCATCTGATTTCTACACTGGTTTGTGCCTGCTTTCTCTCCCACTCTTTTTCTCCCACTCTGTCatttactgaaaacattaatGTTGTTATACAGAAAATGTCCAGGAAAACAATCTATTAATTTCCCCTCTAATTTTACAATTAAGTCTGAAACTTTTGAtgggggagtgtgtgtgtatttgtttaGTTAGATAgttctttttaattactgtgaAGTTTAAAGGGAAGAATTGTCAACATGCATCAAATTATATttagccactttttttttttaaatcagcatttGCATTCTATTCCTGCACGACCGGCTGGAACAAAAGTAATCCACTGGATTCATGAGCCACTTGTCAGATATCAGCTCTGGAGAATCTGTCATTGGTCAGCTTTGTGCGTTACAAAAGGGTGTTGCtgtgtggaaggaaaaatacaggaaggCTTTGTTTCAACATTCTCCctgttgaaaatatttatagtttttatttcttccttgcaGAGATTCTGAAGGACCTGGATGATTACTATGAAAAATTTAAACGAGAGACAGATGCTGTGCAGAAGAGAAGAATGTTGCACTGCATACAGAGAGCCTTGATTCGGAGTCAGGAACTGGGGGATGAGAAGATCCAAATAGTCAGTCAGATGGTGGAGCTCGTTGAGAACAGAACAAGGCAAGTGGACAGCCACGTGGAACTGTTTGAGACTTGTCAAGAGACTAATGATACCACTGGAAACAGTGGGAAAGCCAGCCAAGATAAGTCAAAGAATGAGACAATTGCACAGGCTGAAAAGCCCAACAATAAGAGATCGAGGCGGCAAAGGAATAATGAGAATCGAGAAAATGCTTCAAATAATCACGATCACGATGACATCACCTCAGGAACACCgaaggagaagaaagcaaaaacatcTAAGAAGAAAAAACGGTCCAAGGCTaaagcagagagggaagcaTCTCCCCCAGACCTTCCTATTGACCCTAACGAGCCAACATACTGCTTGTGCAACCAAGTCTCCTATGGAGAAATGATAGGATGTGATAATGATGAGTGCCCCATTGAGTGGTTTCACTTTTCCTGTGTGGGACTCAATCATAAGCCAAAGGGCAAATGGTACTGCCCCAAATGTA of Falco cherrug isolate bFalChe1 chromosome 2, bFalChe1.pri, whole genome shotgun sequence contains these proteins:
- the ING1 gene encoding inhibitor of growth protein 1 isoform X2, encoding MLHCIQRALIRSQELGDEKIQIVSQMVELVENRTRQVDSHVELFETCQETNDTTGNSGKASQDKSKNETIAQAEKPNNKRSRRQRNNENRENASNNHDHDDITSGTPKEKKAKTSKKKKRSKAKAEREASPPDLPIDPNEPTYCLCNQVSYGEMIGCDNDECPIEWFHFSCVGLNHKPKGKWYCPKCRGENEKTMDKALEKSKKERAYNR
- the ING1 gene encoding inhibitor of growth protein 1 isoform X1, which encodes MKMLSPANGDQLHLVNYVEDYLDSIESMPFDLQRNVSLMREIDAKYQEILKDLDDYYEKFKRETDAVQKRRMLHCIQRALIRSQELGDEKIQIVSQMVELVENRTRQVDSHVELFETCQETNDTTGNSGKASQDKSKNETIAQAEKPNNKRSRRQRNNENRENASNNHDHDDITSGTPKEKKAKTSKKKKRSKAKAEREASPPDLPIDPNEPTYCLCNQVSYGEMIGCDNDECPIEWFHFSCVGLNHKPKGKWYCPKCRGENEKTMDKALEKSKKERAYNR